From Nilaparvata lugens isolate BPH chromosome 7, ASM1435652v1, whole genome shotgun sequence, one genomic window encodes:
- the LOC120352225 gene encoding integrator complex subunit 7-like has product MMLNRTNSFGESGLGEPEQDANSALTELDKGLRSGRVGEQCEAIVRFPRLFEKYPFPILINSSFLKLADVFREGNNFLRLWVLRVCQQSEKHLDKILNVDEFVRRVYSVIHSNDPVARALSLRTLGSMAGIIPERQHVHHSIRRSLDSHDSVEWRPAFRPLCSLPLSPILSTE; this is encoded by the exons ATGATGTTGAATCGTACAAATTCATTTGGAGAATCCGGTCTTGGTGAGCCAGAACAAGATGCTAACTCTGCCCTTACAGAATTGGATAAAG GTTTACGTTCAGGAAGAGTTGGCGAGCAGTGCGAGGCAATCGTTCGTTTTCCACGTCTGTTTGAAAAGTATCCATTCccaattcttataaattcttcCTTCCTGAAGCTAGCGGATGTATTCAGAGAAGG GAACAACTTTCTGCGCCTATGGGTCCTGCGGGTGTGTCAGCAAAGCGAGAAACATCTGGACAAGATCCTGAACGTGGACGAGTTTGTGCGCCGAGTGTACAGCGTGATCCACTCGAACGACCCGGTGGCACGGGCGCTGAGCCTGCGCACCCTGGGCAGTATGGCCGGCATCATCCCGGAACGCCAGCATGTGCACCACAGCATCCGGCGCAGCCTCGACTCGCACGACTCGGTCGAGTGGAGGCCGGCATTCAGGCCGCTATGCAGTTTGCCGCTCAGTCCAA ttttgagtacTGAGTAG
- the LOC120352471 gene encoding leucine-rich repeat transmembrane neuronal protein 2-like gives MFQILIITSLVALAAGSSSCPPAFSNKCICGRQDYSGDHYVVNCSYTGFTDASMLQRLPPETEVLIFRGNNVSELPVNIFGIHNNTKLKIVDMTGNHIKLIRGKTFHHVSNVQRLILNHNDISISSDNPTEHHPRLFSNFENLEELHLTDAFADNTPEDLAADLHDIFVSSELKKLKKLHLEQNEIFQFDDEQVFCDLPSLEDLHIGQNNLHGVSFNITCMKNLRFIDLESNSIYTLTPKERARLDEAVTSRQHDLEIDLSNNPLSCNCEDIYNWLNSTKVDVRNKNKLHCIQSNQYKLPECNAKLIKMQPLIIDSNSYFLTSLLFLALCASLALNIYSHRSRIEQTLVPAFHSVTKKVHYTSITKSELPEMDV, from the exons ATGTtccaaatattaataataacatCGTTAGTAGCATTGGCGGCTGGAAGCAGCTCCTGTCCTCCGGCATTTAGCAATAAGTGTATTTGTGGAAGACAAGATTACTCTGGAGATCATTACGTGGTCAACTGCTCGTATACGGGATTCACAGATGCTTCCATGCTGCAGAGACTTCCTCCTGAAACTGAG GTACTCATATTCAGAGGTAACAATGTATCTGAATTGCCAGTTAACATATTTGGGAttcataataatacaaaattaaagattgTAGACATGACTGGTAACCATATTAAATTGATTAGAGGGAAAACGTTTCATCATGTGTCGAATGTTCAACGTTTGATATTGAATCACAATGATATTTCCATATCGTCAGACAATCCTACGGAGCACCATCCAAG attattttctaattttgaaaATCTGGAAGAGCTCCACCTGACTGATGCTTTTGCTGACAACACTCCAGAAGATCTAGCAGCCGATTTGCATGACATTTTTGTTTCAAGCGAGctgaaaaagctgaaaaaattgcatttggaacaaaatgaaatttttcaatttgatgacGAACAAGTATTCTGTGATTTGCCTAGTCTGGAGGATCTGCATATTG GCCAAAACAATCTACATGGTGTGAGCTTCAATATAACGTGCATGAAAAATTTACGCTTCATCGATCTGGAAAGCAATTCGATCTACACTTTGACGCCAAAAGAGCGCGCTCGCTTGGACGAAGCGGTAACCAGCCGTCAACATGACCTCGAAATTGACCTCTCCAACAATCCTCTGTCCTGTAACTGTGAGGACATTTACAACTGGTTGAACTCCACTAAAGTCGACGTACGAAACAAGAACAAACTGCACTGTATACAGAGCAACCAGTACAAACTACCCGAGTGCAACGCCAAATTGATCAAAATGCAGCCGCTGATCATCGATAGCAACAGCTATTTTCTGACCTCTCTATTATTCTTGGCTCTATGCGCATCGTTGGCTTTGAACATTTACTCGCACAGAAGCCGTATCGAACAAACTCTGGTTCCTGCATTCCATTCAGTCACCAAAAAAGTTCACTACACTTCTATAACAAAAAGCGAATTGCCTGAAATGGATGTTTGA
- the LOC111059430 gene encoding guanine nucleotide-binding protein subunit gamma-1: protein MDMMIANLQHQRQITEQLRREAAIKRITVSQAVQDIMKFISEHEQEDCLLVGFSSQKANPFREKSSCTLL from the coding sequence ATGGACATGATGATTGCCAATTTGCAGCATCAAAGACAAATCACCGAACAACTGCGAAGGGAAGCAGCAATTAAACGTATTACTGTTTCCCAGGCTGTGCAGGACATAATGAAGTTCATATCGGAACATGAACAAGAGGACTGCCTACTGGTTGGTTTCAGTTCTCAAAAAGCAAATCCATTCCGAGAAAAGAGCAGTTGCACATTATTATGA